In Streptomyces seoulensis, the following are encoded in one genomic region:
- a CDS encoding discoidin domain-containing protein, with protein MPSRTPRTLLTALAAVALLAGTTALTAPATAAPAAVAATWDTDRAATAYAANPAAVTASGSENAGTAAALAFDGNGSTRWSSNFADDAWVRVDLGSVIRVDRVVLDWEAAYGKRYVLEVSRNGTDWTPFYTETAGTGGSVTAHTYPQEVTGRYVRMRGLERATPYGYSLYSFKVYGGEPAAASTTRTNLALNHPAYSNLYQHAGNSPAFVTDGGWPANLKGDSTRWSSDWNADRWVSVDLGASSTISSVDLYWESAYAVDYLLQVSDDNRTWRTVYQPSAAEVSARRANVQAPGDAAGLHDTVTLPTPATGRYVRMLGKERRSFYNPAPYTAQFGYSLYEFQVWGTGGSASAAYPALPGEQSGSYQTTFFDDFTGTALDRSKWRVVRTGSEMGSVNGESQAYVDSTDNIRTENGELILRAKYCKGCTKAGGGTYDFTSGRIDTNTKFDFSYGKVSARMKLPVGDGFWPAFWLLGSNVDDPSVSWPASGETDIMENIGYGDWTSSALHGPGYSADGNIGARQTYPNGGRADQWHTYSVEWTPTAMRFYVDDRLVQETTRNKLESTRGKWVFDHNQYVILNLALGGAYPAGWNQVTSPYWGLPQSSVDRIAGGGVQAEVDWVRVEQKR; from the coding sequence ATGCCGTCACGCACCCCCCGCACCCTGCTCACCGCCCTCGCCGCCGTAGCCCTGCTCGCCGGGACCACGGCCCTGACCGCCCCCGCCACCGCCGCGCCGGCCGCCGTGGCCGCCACCTGGGACACCGACCGCGCCGCCACCGCCTACGCCGCCAACCCCGCCGCCGTCACCGCCTCCGGCAGCGAGAACGCCGGCACCGCCGCCGCGCTCGCCTTCGACGGCAACGGCAGCACCCGCTGGTCCAGCAACTTTGCCGACGACGCCTGGGTACGCGTCGACCTCGGCAGCGTGATCCGCGTCGACCGCGTGGTCCTCGACTGGGAGGCCGCGTACGGCAAGAGATACGTGCTGGAGGTCTCCCGCAACGGCACCGACTGGACGCCGTTCTACACCGAGACCGCGGGCACCGGCGGCTCCGTCACCGCGCACACCTACCCGCAGGAGGTGACCGGCCGCTACGTCCGGATGCGCGGCCTCGAACGGGCCACGCCGTACGGGTACTCGCTGTACTCCTTCAAGGTCTACGGCGGTGAGCCCGCGGCCGCGTCCACCACCCGCACCAACCTCGCGCTCAACCACCCCGCGTACTCCAACCTCTACCAACACGCGGGCAACTCACCGGCATTCGTCACCGACGGCGGCTGGCCCGCCAACCTCAAGGGCGACAGCACCCGTTGGTCCAGCGACTGGAACGCCGACCGCTGGGTCTCCGTCGACCTCGGTGCCAGCTCCACGATCTCCTCCGTCGACCTCTACTGGGAGTCGGCCTACGCCGTCGACTACCTGCTCCAGGTATCCGACGACAACCGCACCTGGCGCACGGTGTACCAGCCGTCCGCCGCCGAGGTCTCGGCCCGCCGCGCCAACGTCCAGGCACCCGGCGACGCGGCCGGACTGCACGACACGGTCACCCTCCCGACCCCCGCCACCGGCCGCTACGTCCGCATGCTCGGCAAGGAACGCCGCTCCTTCTACAACCCGGCGCCCTACACCGCCCAATTCGGTTACAGCCTCTACGAGTTCCAGGTCTGGGGCACCGGCGGCAGCGCCTCGGCCGCGTACCCGGCGCTGCCCGGCGAGCAGTCCGGCAGCTACCAGACCACGTTCTTCGACGACTTCACCGGCACGGCTCTCGACCGCTCCAAGTGGCGTGTGGTGCGCACCGGTTCCGAGATGGGGTCGGTCAACGGGGAATCCCAGGCGTACGTCGACTCCACCGACAACATCCGTACCGAGAACGGGGAGTTGATCCTCCGGGCGAAGTACTGCAAGGGCTGCACCAAGGCGGGCGGCGGCACCTACGACTTCACCTCCGGCCGCATCGACACCAACACCAAGTTCGACTTCAGCTACGGCAAGGTCAGCGCCCGGATGAAGCTGCCGGTCGGCGACGGGTTCTGGCCCGCCTTCTGGCTGCTGGGCAGCAACGTGGACGACCCGTCCGTCTCCTGGCCCGCGTCCGGCGAGACCGACATCATGGAGAACATCGGCTACGGCGACTGGACCAGCTCCGCACTGCACGGGCCCGGTTACTCGGCGGACGGCAACATCGGCGCCCGCCAGACCTACCCGAACGGCGGCCGCGCCGACCAGTGGCACACGTACTCCGTGGAGTGGACGCCGACCGCGATGCGGTTCTACGTCGACGACCGGCTCGTCCAGGAGACCACCCGCAACAAGCTGGAGTCGACGCGCGGGAAGTGGGTGTTCGACCACAACCAGTACGTCATCCTCAACCTCGCGCTGGGCGGCGCCTACCCGGCCGGCTGGAACCAGGTCACCTCGCCGTACTGGGGGCTGCCGCAGTCCAGCGTGGACCGGATCGCCGGCGGGGGAGTGCAGGCGGAGGTGGACTGGGTGCGCGTGGAACAGAAGCGGTAG